GGCGGCATTCGGCCCGCCTCGTCCCACTCCATGGTGGCCAGATCTAGGCGGAGGATTAGCACGGTGGAGCAGGGCGCGTCTATGGCGAAGGATGACCTGAGGCCGCCGATCATAAGGACGCGGCGGCCGCCCGCGCCGGCGAGCAGGCGGGGCCGCTTGAGGATCTCGAAGACGTCGCCCCAGGCGGCGCGCTCGACGGGCGCCCAGCCGCCGGTGAGCGCGGCGAGCGGGCAGGAGTAGAGCTTCCACTGGCTGCGCCAGGGCGTGCCGACGTCGCAGAGCGCGAAGACGGCGCGCGCCCCCGCGGCCAGGATGGGGCTCCGCGGCTTGGAGGGCAGCGAGAGCGGGTGCTTCATCCACTTGGCAGATCCCTCGGACGGGGTGTAGGAGAGCGCGGCGAGCTCGGTGAGGACGAGGACTAGGCCGCCTGGGCCGGCGAGGACTGTGCCGTGGCGCGCCCAGGCGGATCCGAGCGTGGGCAGGAGGCGGTAGGTGCCTGCGAAGGGGTTGCAGACGGCGAGCGCCTTGGGCGGGtgggcggaggtggtggtggagggggAAGGGAGAGCGGGGTTgggggtggaggtggaggtggaggtggagttgTCGATCCAGAGGTAGAGGAGTGAGCCAGATGAGGCGACGGGGGAGAAGGAGTGGTGGGGGAGGAAGGATGTGAAGGGTAGGCGGAGCCAGCAGCGGCGGTGGGGGTCGAAGGCGTGGAGGCAGCCCCCGCCGTCGGGGCGCGGGTGGCGGagcaggaggaggcggagggAGGGTAGGAGGGCGAGGAAGGGgtcggagagggtgtcgcggaagaggcGCGAGACGGGGCGGCAGACGACGGCGTCCCggagagggaggcggaggaggacgttGTTGAGCGCGTCGGGCGGGAGGTGGTggatgggcggcggcggggcCAGGTCGtcgtcggaggcgggcatggcgagggCGAGGGGTTGGGGATGGGGGAGAATCCGAATGGAGAGGAGTGTGGTGGAAATGGAAATGGAAATGGAGGGCGTTGACGTCATTTCAGCCGGCGTGGAATTAATACATTGCGAATACTGTGGGCGGGCGGGCGGGCTCACCTACCGTAGATGAGATCGACCCGCCTCGTGTCTTGTCTCCATGCAAGTGGGACCAAATAGCCCCAGCGTACACTGGCTTCCGTGTCAGTGAGAGCGAACGTCTAGAAGATGTGGTGTGCGCCAAAGGAGCGGCGCCTCCGGCTGTCCTCGCACTGTGGGGTCATCGGTGGGGTAGGTGCGCAGTCGAGTGATTAGCAGGCGGCGGGCAAAGCCACGCGAGAAAAGCCAGCACCTTTGCCTGCTCGGTGGGGCAAGAATAAGGACGGGTGAACCCACCTGTCTGTCTGTCTCTCTGTCGGCGCAGGGTGTCAAATCAAATGGGATGCCGCCTAGAGTGTCAAATGGATGGGGTCTCCTACCTAAATTCCATTTATAGTGCACTAGCACAATGCCCAGCGCGGTGCcgcgaaaaagaaaataaaattaccaacttaaaaatataaaataaaaattggACACTAATCGGAGAGTGCTAATTGGAAACCACTAAAACTGCAGAGGCAAGAACTTTGCTTGTACCATGGTCATATGGTAAATTCTGATAAAAATGCTAGATATATCCTAAATAATAGTGTTAATTCATGCGTGCTCAAAGGTGATTCATATGCACATACTAATTAAATTCATGCACATTCGTGCAGATGATAACTGAAAGAACAACTTGTTATCATGTATTGTGGCCATGGATTAAACTTAGAGAAGCAAAACAGAGCAGCACAAATATATATACTCACAACCAACCAGGTCAATCTCTCTCTATGCAATTTGTTAGATGTTCCTACCGCACCATAGATCCAGATATACTACTGATTGACCGTTAACATAGCAGTTACCAGTCAATAAAACAGCAACAAATTGCTCTTGGTGTGTCCATCTGCACTAATTATCTCTCGCATTTGCAGCAGCAAAGCACACGTCTAAGCAAGCAAAACAGCTGCAGAAAAAACTATCACTCTAGTTGCAAAATAGCAACACAAGAAAAGCAGCAGTGAATATGCAATCTCTTCTCGGCGCATCCCCTCCACTCCATCTCTAGGCCCCTACTCCGCCTCCCTGCATGACCGTGTTGTTCCTCCCTATCTCTCTCAAGTCCATCGGTAGCCTTCCCTCCCCATCCTATAATTAGGTATAGATAAACCAAGCAGCCCGATATTGTGATGCCTGATGCTGGTCAAAGTAGCGGCGGCGGCCGACAACAACACCTTATTC
This region of Lolium perenne isolate Kyuss_39 chromosome 2, Kyuss_2.0, whole genome shotgun sequence genomic DNA includes:
- the LOC127336653 gene encoding SKP1-interacting partner 15: MPASDDDLAPPPPIHHLPPDALNNVLLRLPLRDAVVCRPVSRLFRDTLSDPFLALLPSLRLLLLRHPRPDGGGCLHAFDPHRRCWLRLPFTSFLPHHSFSPVASSGSLLYLWIDNSTSTSTSTPNPALPSPSTTTSAHPPKALAVCNPFAGTYRLLPTLGSAWARHGTVLAGPGGLVLVLTELAALSYTPSEGSAKWMKHPLSLPSKPRSPILAAGARAVFALCDVGTPWRSQWKLYSCPLAALTGGWAPVERAAWGDVFEILKRPRLLAGAGGRRVLMIGGLRSSFAIDAPCSTVLILRLDLATMEWDEAGRMPPNMYRCFTGLCEAAAQGSAMPAPAAGGNNKVKVFGGDGKVWFAGKRVRGKLAMWEEDDLGTSGGKWDWVDGVPGYGDGVYRGFVFDGGFTAMP